In Elaeis guineensis isolate ETL-2024a chromosome 1, EG11, whole genome shotgun sequence, a genomic segment contains:
- the LOC105060387 gene encoding floricaula/leafy homolog, with protein sequence MDPGDAFSANIFKWDPPAPPPCRSMEPTPAAAEEGEEPQQMQERRGGEECQPRELGEVFAGYGVRYATVARLGELGFTASTLVGMTEGEVEEVLSALAHLFRWDLLLGERYGIKAALRVERRRLLDHHQAMLFLRHDHNHQPAAGVDDDARRRMLLLNSPGHLHHNLGGLNHALDALSQEGLSEEPVQQEREAAASGGEAINDDGRAKQRRSTKKSKAKKKNRRKNKKKKQRSSPEEEEEEEEEEEEDGWGTGGSEEGSERSVVERQREHPFIVTEPGEVARAKKNGLDYLFHLYEQCRHFLLQVQSLAKERGDKCPTKVTNQVFRYAKKVGASYINKPKMRHYVHCYALHCLDEEASNALRRAYKERGENVGAWRQACYKPLVAISARHGWDIDAVFNAHPRLSIWYVPTKLRQLCHLARSNAATAASSSVLGATSSDGLPPPPPPPPMF encoded by the exons ATGGATCCTGGGGACGCCTTCTCGGCGAACATCTTCAAGTGGGACCCGCCGGCGCCTCCGCCGTGCCGTTCGATGGAACCCACACCGGCGGCGGCGGAGGAAGGGGAGGAGCCACAGCAAATGCAAGAAAGGCGCGGCGGGGAGGAATGTCAGCCGCGGGAGCTGGGGGAGGTGTTCGCCGGGTACGGGGTGCGGTACGCGACGGTGGCGCGGCTGGGGGAGCTGGGGTTCACGGCAAGCACGCTGGTGGGGATGACGGAAGGGGAGGTGGAGGAGGTGCTCTCCGCCCTCGCCCACCTCTTCCGGTGGGACCTTCTCCTCGGCGAGCGCTACGGCATCAAGGCCGCCCTCCGCGTCGAGCGCCGCCGCCTCCTCGACCACCACCAGGCCATGCTCTTCCTTCGTCACGACCACAACCATCAACCGGCCGCCGGCGTTGATGACGACGCTCGCCGGAGGATGCTTCTTCTTAACTCTCCTGGTCACCTCCATCACAACCTCGGCGGCCTCAACCACGCCCTCGACGCCCTCTCCCAAGAAG GACTGTCGGAGGAGCCGGTGCAGCAGGAGAGGGAGGCGGCGGCGAGCGGCGGGGAGGCGATCAACGACGATGGCAGGGCCAAGCAGCGGCGGAGCACCAAGAAATCCAAAGCCAAGAAGAAGAACAGgaggaagaataagaagaagaagcagaGATCATCacccgaggaggaggaggaggaggaggaggaggaagaggaagatggGTGGGGAACGGGGGGATCAGAAGAGGGGTCGGAAAGGAGCGTGGTGGAGCGGCAGAGGGAGCACCCGTTCATCGTGACGGAGCCCGGCGAGGTGGCGCGGGCGAAGAAGAACGGGCTGGACTACCTCTTCCACCTCTACGAGCAGTGCCGCCACTTCCTCCTCCAGGTCCAGTCGCTCGCCAAAGAGCGTGGCGACAAGTGTCCCACCAAG GTTACAAACCAAGTGTTTCGGTATGCCAAGAAGGTTGGGGCAAGCTACATCAACAAGCCAAAGATGAGGCACTACGTTCACTGCTATGCCCTTCACTGCCTTGATGAAGAGGCATCAAATGCACTGAGGAGGGCCTACAAGGAGAGAGGGGAGAATGTTGGTGCATGGAGGCAAGCATGCTATAAGCCCCTTGTCGCCATCTCTGCGAGGCATGGCTGGGACATCGACGCCGTCTTCAATGCACACCCCCGCCTTTCCATCTGGTACGTTCCCACAAAGCTCCGACAGCTCTGCCACCTTGCGCGCAGCAATGCCGCCACCGCTGCCTCCAGCTCCGTCCTGGGGGCCACCTCGTCTGATGGGCTGCCGCCaccgccaccaccaccaccaatgTTTTAG